A part of Scleropages formosus chromosome 3, fSclFor1.1, whole genome shotgun sequence genomic DNA contains:
- the card11 gene encoding caspase recruitment domain-containing protein 11 isoform X4 has product METTEGSNGDPARDEDEALWENVESNRYILSRYINPNKLTPYLRQCKVIDEQDEDEVLHSYMLQSRVNRAGRLLDILHTKGQRGYVVFLESLEFYYPDLYKLVTGKEPTRRFSTIVVEEGHEGLTQFLMNEVIKLQQQAKAKDVQRVDILGKHRTLEDEHRKLRLANQELLAFQERYNKMKEERNHINDELSKVKDDNYNLAMRLAQLSEEKNMAVMRSRDLQLEIDQLKHNLNKVEEECKMERKQSLKLKNDIENRPRKEQIIELERENEVLKMKVQELQSIIQPGKQGLPDSEKAIVDILEHDRMEALEDRQDLVNKLYNLREEVRQTEELRDKYLEEKEDLELKCSTLVKDCEMYKNRMNTIMVQLEEVERERDQAFRSRDEAQSQFSQCLIDKDKYRKQIRDLEEKSDELHIEIVRKEAKIVNLEAKLRRLSKENGLDQSLPRDIPLTIISQTFGPQDPKRDGQDDDSGEDSPVDSKFFLPDTPFRRRPNLKGGNIRTKSPVTAPRLPDLQAAVPPADLSETASTDTSSVVTTSTSCNTPVTPACAGELYNKIQMKFRNDSIMSTAPEPPGNDSIVRRNKEGEYESFPRSICDFESDSGEMEIGDEDSSHGPPSIHSSSSSHQSEGFESYDLEQVNNIFRKFSLERPFRPSLNSLTHLVSTLRPVQDVSLPGDTFLSDVTLVGGNDSGIFISSVQPGSHAEKAGLREGHHLLMLEGCVHGENQKVPLDTSTKEEAHWQLQRCAGQIQLHYRSNIDGYRKLQRDMEEGTVVSGDSFYIRLNLSVGPSDNCSLAVRCDEVVHVLDTMHRGKHEWLCARVDPFTEKDLEMGTIPSYSRAQQLLLVKIQKLFCRGSRDETETLRGFRSTLQPEESLLPPDPKSSPRLSRASFFICQFLQLVSRTENKYKRMNSSERVRIVNGASSTLPRHGFDTLKSEDLETENDLNRSLNLIPYSHVTPCHCQRKRPVLFAPNILAKTIVQKFLNLGGAMEFNICKPDILTKEEFLMKQKIEPIIYYKEKHANTFECITPENIEAVAAKNKHCLLEADVSCVKDLLRREIYPIIIFIKISEKNIRKLRRFPLKVESEEDFLKTCRSKEKELEGLPCLYSFVEPDSWNGIEDLLKAIKDKILEEQKKTIWVEQDQI; this is encoded by the exons ATGGAGACAACAGAGGGCAGTAATGGGGACCCGGCACGAGACGAAGACGAGGCGCTCTGGGAGAATGTGGAGAGCAACCGCTACATCCTCAGTCGTTACATCAACCCCAACAAGCTGACCCCGTACCTCCGCCAGTGCAAGGTCATCGACGAGCAGGATGAGGATGAGGTGCTTCACTCCTACATGCTGCAGTCCAGGGTGAACCGTGCAG GCCGGCTGCTGGATATCTTGCACACTAAAGGCCAGCGGGGCTATGTGGTGTTTCTGGAGAGTCTGGAGTTCTACTACCCTGACCTATATAAGCTGGTCACGGGAAAGGAACCAACAAGAAGGTTCTCCACTATAGTGG TGGAGGAGGGTCATGAGGGCCTGACACAGTTCCTTATGAATGAGGTGATCAAGCTACAGCAGCAGGCCAAGGCCAAGGATGTACAGCGTGTGGACATCCTGGGTAAACACCGTACTCTGGAGGATGAGCACAGGAAGCTGAGGCTTGCCAACCAGGAGCTGCTCGCCTTCCAGGAGCGCTACAACAAAATGAAGGAGGAGCGCAACCACATCAACGATGAGCTCAGTAAGGTGAAGGATGATAACTACAACCTGGCCATGCGTCTGGCGCAGCTGAGTGAGGAGAAGAACATGGCTGTGATGAGGAGCCGCGAcctgcagctggag ATTGACCAGCTAAAGCACAATCTCAACAAGGTTGAGGAAGAGTGCAAAATGGAAAGGAAGCAGTCCCTGAAGCTGAAAAATGACATTGAGAATCGACCTCGCAAGGAACAGATCATTGAGTTGGAGCGAGAGAACGAAGTCCTGAAGATGAAGGTTCAAGAGCTGCAGTCTATCATACAG CCTGGAAAGCAGGGGTTGCCAGACTCGGAGAAGGCCATTGTAGACATCTTGGAACATGACCGCATGGAGGCACTTGAGGACcggcaggacctggtcaacaaGTTGTACAACCTCCGTGAAGAGGTGCGGCAAACTGAGGAGCTCAGGGACAAG tacctggaggagaaggaggacctGGAATTGAAGTGCTCCACACTAGTGAAAGACTGTGAGATGTACAAGAACCGCATGAACACCATTATGGTCCAGCTAGAAGAGGTTGAACGGGAGCGGGACCAG GCTTTCCGCTCCCGTGATGAGGCCCAGAGTCAGTTTTCCCAGTGCTTGATTGACAAAGACAAGTATCGAAAGCAGATCCGTGATCTGGAGGAGAAGAGTGATGAGCTGCACATTGAGATTGTGCGCAAGGAGGCCAAGATTGTTAACCTGGAAGCAAAACTGAGGCGACTGTCTAAGGAGAATGGCCTGGACCAG AGTTTACCTCGAGACATTCCTTTGACCATCATATCCCAGACCTTTGGTCCTCAGGACCCCAAAAGAGACGGTCAGGATGACGACTCAGGGGAAGACTCTCCTGTGGACAGCAAGTTCTTCCTTCCAGATACACCCTTCAGACGTCGTCCTAACCTCAAAGGAGGG AACATTAGAACAAAGTCACCAGTCACAGCACCCAGACTTCCAGACCTCCAAG CAGCAGTGCCTCCTGCAGACCTGTCGGAGACAGCCAGCACGGACACCAGCTCTGTGGTCACCACCTCCACCAGCTGCAACACACCGGTCACGCCAGCTTGTGCCGGAGAACTCTACAACAAaatt CAGATGAAGTTTCGCAACGACAGCATCATGTCAACTGCCCCGGAGCCACCCGGGAATGATTCCATAGTCAGGCGGAACAAAGAAGGAGAGTATGAAAGCTTTCCAAGAAG CATATGCGACTTTGAGTCTGACAGTGGAGAAATGGAAATTGGAG ATGAAGACTCATCTCATGGGCCTCCCTCCATCCACTCGTCATCCTCCTCCCACCAGTCTGAGGGCTTTGAGTCCTATGATCTGGAGCAGGTCAACAACATCTTCCGGAAGTTCTCCCTGGAAAG GCCCTTCCGGCCCTCCCTCAATTCATTGACCCACCTTGTCAGCACCCTCCGCCCGGTGCAAGATGTGTCCCTACCCGGAGACACCTTCTTGTCTGATGTCACTCTGGTGGGGGGTAATGATAGTGGCATCTTCATCTCCTCGGTGCAGCCAGGCTCCCATGCAGAAAAGGCAGGTCTGCGGGAGGGACACCACTTACTAATG CTGGAGGGCTGTGTTCATGGTGAGAACCAGAAGGTTCCACTGGACACCTCCACTAAGGAGGAGGCCCACTGGCAGTTACAGAGGTGTGCGGGGCAGATCCAACTGCACTACCGGTCCAACATCGACG GCTACAGGAAACTGCAGCGGGACATGGAGGAGGGCACTGTGGTGTCTGGGGACTCATTTTACATCCGGCTGAACCTCAGCGTGGGCCCATCGGACAACTGCTCGCTGGCAGTGCGCTGCGATGAGGTTGTACATGTGCTTGACACCATGCACCGCGGCAAGCATGAGTGGCTTTGTGCCCGCGTGGACCCTTTCACTGAGAAGGACCTGGAGATGGGTACAATCCCCAGCTACTCTAG GGCCCAGCAGCTCCTGCTGGTCAAGATCCAGAAACTGTTCTGCCGAGGGAGCAGGGACGAGACAGAAACCCTGCGTGGATTTAGG AGCACATTGCAGCCTGAGGAATCGCTACTCCCTCCAGACCCCAAATCCAGCCCCCGACTTTCCCGTGCAAGCTTCTTCATCTGTCAGTTCCTGCAG CTTGTGAGCAGGACTGAAAACAAATATAAGAGAATGAACAGCAGTGAGAGGGTCCGCATCGTGAACGGGGCAAGTTCCACGCTTCCCCGACATGGGTTTGATACACTGAAGTCAGAGG ACTTGGAGACAGAGAACGACCTCAACAGGAGCTTGAACCTGATCCCATATAGTCACGTGACACCGTGCCACTGCCAGCGGAAAAGGCCTGTCCTCTTTGCGCCCAACATTCTGGCCAAGACCATTGTGCAGAAGTTCCTCAACTTGGGAGGAGCCATGGAGTTTAACATATGCAAGCCAG ATATCCTGACTAAGGAGGAGTTTCTTATGAAGCAGAAGATAGAGCCAATTATTTATTACAAGGAGAAGCATGCCAACACATTTGAGTGCATCACTCCCGAGAACATTGAGGCAGTAGCTGCAAAG AACAAACACTGCCTTCTGGAAGCTGATGTAAGCTGTGTCAAAGATTTGCTCAGAAGGGAAATATATCCTATTATCATCTTCATCAAAATCAGCgagaaaaacattagaaaatTAAG